From Gimesia panareensis, the proteins below share one genomic window:
- a CDS encoding M3 family oligoendopeptidase codes for MTDSAPYPLTWELDSLYPHPAQPEFADCLQQMKDSLEDLVQRVALLADAANPAQDAAQWGDFLTDYQAAVAELSGLFAFLECYCAEDAHNKQYQVLMGRLASIRPLRENIETQLQLTLRELSTETIQQFCEQDERLQEIQFFLDDCKRNATLRLPKEQEILASELAVDGLHAWGRLYDRLSGDLKIQLMEKGELVERSPGQVQFDSPQRAIRENNFYASNKAWETIADSCADALNHLSGTRLTLYSRLPVTDHLDAPLIYNRMQRSTLETMWSVISERKQKLVRFLEKKAELLGLSRLCWYDLNAPLPLAGGESAELTYDRACELTVNSFAEFSPDLRDFAERALRERWIEAENRAGKRQGGFCTTFPVQKQSRIFMTFTNSADSMSTLAHELGHAYHSYVLKDEPFVLGDYPMNLAETASTFAEAVLGEQRLKAARTREEELQILDGMLGDSVAFMMNIHTRFLFEDRFHQERQSGELTPERYSELMLEAQKEAYMGALDDSGWNPCFWISKLHFYISELPFYNFPYTFGYLLSLGIYALADSFQDQTEFADKYRELLIATGCQLTEDAVAGTFGYDLSQGEFWNKSIDIIDRRVDRFLELAD; via the coding sequence ATGACAGATTCTGCCCCCTATCCGCTGACCTGGGAACTGGACTCGCTCTATCCTCACCCTGCGCAACCCGAGTTTGCTGACTGCCTGCAACAGATGAAGGACTCACTGGAAGATCTTGTCCAGCGCGTCGCGCTGCTCGCGGACGCTGCGAATCCGGCACAGGATGCCGCGCAGTGGGGTGATTTTCTGACTGACTACCAGGCTGCGGTCGCCGAACTGTCCGGACTGTTCGCCTTCCTGGAGTGTTATTGTGCCGAAGATGCGCATAACAAGCAGTACCAGGTACTGATGGGACGACTGGCCAGTATTCGTCCCTTAAGAGAAAACATCGAGACCCAGCTGCAGTTAACGCTCCGTGAACTCTCCACTGAAACCATTCAACAGTTCTGTGAGCAGGATGAGCGTCTGCAGGAGATTCAATTCTTCCTGGATGACTGCAAACGGAACGCCACGTTAAGGCTCCCCAAAGAACAGGAGATCCTGGCATCCGAACTGGCTGTCGACGGACTGCACGCCTGGGGCCGGCTCTACGATCGGCTTTCCGGCGATCTGAAAATCCAGCTTATGGAGAAGGGAGAACTGGTAGAACGGTCTCCCGGTCAGGTGCAGTTCGATTCTCCCCAGCGGGCCATTCGGGAGAATAATTTCTACGCATCCAACAAAGCCTGGGAAACCATCGCCGACTCTTGTGCCGATGCCTTGAATCACCTCTCGGGAACACGGCTGACGCTCTACAGCCGCCTGCCGGTTACCGATCACCTGGATGCCCCCTTAATCTACAACCGCATGCAGCGGAGTACGCTGGAGACCATGTGGTCTGTGATTTCCGAACGAAAGCAGAAGCTGGTCCGCTTTCTGGAAAAGAAAGCAGAGCTATTGGGATTATCCCGACTTTGCTGGTATGACCTCAACGCACCTTTACCGCTGGCGGGGGGTGAATCGGCTGAATTGACCTATGACCGTGCGTGTGAGCTGACCGTCAATTCCTTCGCGGAGTTCAGCCCCGATCTGCGAGACTTCGCCGAGCGGGCACTGCGCGAACGCTGGATTGAAGCGGAAAATCGTGCCGGCAAACGACAGGGTGGCTTCTGCACCACTTTTCCGGTACAGAAACAGTCCCGCATTTTCATGACGTTTACCAACTCAGCCGACAGCATGTCGACACTGGCCCACGAACTGGGGCACGCCTATCATTCGTATGTGCTCAAAGACGAGCCGTTTGTCTTAGGCGATTATCCAATGAACCTGGCCGAGACCGCTTCGACGTTTGCTGAAGCGGTGCTGGGCGAACAGCGATTGAAAGCCGCCCGGACCCGCGAAGAAGAACTGCAAATCCTCGATGGGATGCTGGGGGACTCCGTCGCCTTCATGATGAATATCCACACCCGTTTTCTGTTCGAAGACCGGTTTCACCAGGAACGTCAGTCGGGCGAACTCACACCGGAACGGTATTCGGAACTGATGCTTGAAGCACAAAAGGAAGCTTACATGGGTGCCCTGGACGATTCCGGCTGGAATCCCTGCTTCTGGATCTCGAAACTGCATTTCTACATCAGCGAATTGCCGTTCTACAATTTCCCCTACACGTTTGGTTATCTGCTCTCGCTGGGAATTTACGCCCTGGCTGACAGCTTTCAGGATCAGACCGAATTTGCAGATAAATACCGTGAACTCCTGATCGCCACCG
- a CDS encoding dimethylarginine dimethylaminohydrolase family protein codes for MKYDSPTILMCPPDYYGIEYEINPWMSRSQQSDLEVARQQWESLYALLQKLGARIELLTPVKGLPDLVFTANAGLIWKDRVFLSLFRHEARQGETAVDRDWFQQAGLETIEMPEDYFFEGAGDALFCGDTLFAGYLIRSDVKAMQWVAAEMNCRVIPLQLIDEFYYHLDTCFCPLSETEAIYYPPAFDSYAQQALQEHIPHLIPVVDAEAQRFACNAVVIGKSVALNTGCPELEQALLERGYTPHSTPLDEFIKAGGSAKCLTLRLDGECVAVWP; via the coding sequence TTGAAATATGACAGCCCCACTATCCTGATGTGTCCCCCTGATTATTATGGGATTGAATATGAAATTAATCCCTGGATGAGTCGCAGCCAGCAGAGCGATCTTGAAGTCGCGCGTCAGCAATGGGAGTCTTTATATGCCCTGCTGCAGAAGCTGGGAGCCCGGATTGAACTGCTGACGCCTGTCAAAGGGCTTCCTGATCTGGTCTTTACCGCCAATGCAGGACTCATCTGGAAAGATCGTGTATTTCTGTCCCTGTTTCGTCATGAGGCCCGGCAGGGAGAAACCGCCGTCGATCGGGACTGGTTTCAACAGGCTGGTTTGGAAACGATCGAGATGCCCGAGGATTATTTTTTCGAGGGGGCGGGGGATGCCCTGTTCTGTGGTGATACCCTGTTTGCCGGCTATCTGATCCGCAGTGACGTGAAGGCGATGCAGTGGGTGGCTGCTGAGATGAACTGCCGCGTCATCCCCCTGCAGCTGATCGATGAGTTTTACTACCACCTCGATACCTGCTTCTGTCCTTTAAGCGAGACGGAGGCGATCTATTACCCGCCTGCCTTTGACAGCTATGCCCAGCAGGCACTTCAGGAACATATTCCGCATCTGATTCCAGTCGTGGATGCGGAAGCACAACGTTTTGCCTGTAATGCCGTGGTGATTGGGAAATCGGTCGCCCTGAATACAGGTTGCCCCGAACTGGAACAGGCGCTGCTGGAACGAGGATATACTCCGCACAGCACTCCCCTCGATGAGTTCATCAAAGCGGGAGGTTCAGCCAAATGTCTGACCTTACGGCTGGACGGAGAGTGTGTGGCTGTCTGGCCTTGA